One stretch of Alcaligenes aquatilis DNA includes these proteins:
- a CDS encoding aromatic amino acid transaminase, translated as MTSLFETVELAPRDPILGLNEQYNADERNGKVNLGVGVYYDDQGRIPILQAVQQAEDALMSKAAARSYLPIEGINTYNLGAQTLLLGADSPVIAEGRALTVQSLGGTGALKIGADFLHQLLPQSEVYISDPSWENHRALFERAGFKVNTYAYYDATTHGLNFEGMIASLRAMPAQSIVVLHACCHNPTGVDPSMEQWAQIAKLIKERQLVPFLDIAYQGFGAGLEEDASVVRLFAKLGLSMFISSSFSKSFSLYGERVGALTLVTSSKDETSRVLSQVKRVIRTNYSNPPTHGGKVVATVLSSPELFQTWATELAGMRDRIRDMRAQLVAKLKEHGATQNFDFVLQQRGMFSYSGLTAEQVERLRQEHGIYAVSSGRICVAALNSQNIDVVAKAIAQVLK; from the coding sequence ATGACATCGCTCTTCGAAACCGTCGAACTGGCTCCACGCGACCCTATTTTGGGTTTGAATGAACAATACAATGCCGACGAACGCAACGGCAAAGTTAATTTGGGAGTCGGTGTTTATTACGACGATCAAGGGCGTATCCCGATTTTGCAGGCTGTTCAACAAGCTGAAGACGCCTTGATGAGCAAGGCCGCTGCACGCAGCTACCTGCCTATCGAAGGTATCAATACCTACAACCTGGGTGCTCAAACCCTGTTGCTAGGCGCCGACTCCCCCGTTATTGCCGAAGGCCGTGCCTTGACGGTGCAATCCCTGGGCGGTACCGGCGCACTGAAAATCGGTGCTGACTTTCTGCACCAACTGCTGCCACAGTCCGAGGTTTACATCAGCGATCCAAGCTGGGAAAACCACCGTGCTCTGTTCGAGCGCGCCGGCTTCAAGGTCAACACCTACGCGTACTACGATGCCACCACTCATGGCCTGAACTTTGAGGGCATGATCGCTTCGTTGCGTGCCATGCCTGCCCAGTCCATCGTGGTCTTGCACGCGTGCTGCCACAACCCCACCGGCGTGGACCCCAGCATGGAACAATGGGCCCAGATCGCCAAACTGATCAAAGAGCGTCAACTGGTTCCTTTCCTGGACATCGCCTATCAAGGCTTTGGTGCCGGTCTGGAGGAAGACGCCAGCGTGGTACGCCTGTTTGCCAAGCTGGGCCTGTCCATGTTCATCAGCTCTTCTTTCTCCAAATCCTTCTCGCTATACGGCGAACGCGTAGGCGCCCTGACACTGGTCACGTCCAGCAAGGACGAAACGTCCCGCGTGCTGAGCCAGGTCAAGCGCGTGATTCGCACCAACTATTCCAACCCGCCAACACACGGCGGCAAGGTTGTAGCCACTGTCCTGAGCTCACCCGAGCTGTTCCAGACTTGGGCTACCGAACTGGCTGGCATGCGTGATCGCATCCGTGACATGCGTGCACAACTGGTTGCCAAGCTGAAAGAACATGGTGCCACCCAGAACTTTGACTTCGTACTGCAACAGCGCGGTATGTTCTCCTACTCCGGCCTGACGGCCGAGCAAGTAGAACGCCTGCGCCAGGAACACGGCATTTACGCCGTCAGCAGTGGCCGTATCTGCGTTGCTGCGCTCAACAGCCAGAACATTGATGTCGTGGCCAAAGCCATCGCTCAAGTCCTGAAATAA
- the uvrB gene encoding excinuclease ABC subunit UvrB: MKFEPAFQEFPGSSFKLFQPYLPAGDQPAAIEQLVEGIDDGLMYQTLLGVTGSGKTYTMANIIARTGRPAIVLAPNKTLAAQLYAEMREFFPRNAVEYFVSYYDYYQPEAYVPSRDLFIEKDSSINEHIEQMRLSATKSLLERPDTIIVGTVSCIYGIGNPGDYHAMVLTLRKGDRIARQELLARLVAMQYERNDLDFQRGVFRARGEVVDIFPAENAELALRVSLFDDELEELELFDPLTGKVVQKLNRFTVFPSSHYVTPRETVLRAIETIKLELRERLEFLTREGHLVEAQRLEQRTRFDLEMLQELGFCKGIENYSRHLSGAAPGDPPPTLIDYLPRNSLMFIDESHVTIGQLGAMYRGDRSRKETLVQFGFRLPSAMDNRPLKLEEFERRMPQTVFVSATPAAYEQEHADNVVEQVVRPTGLVDPEIEVRPATTQVDDLLGEIKLRTAQQDRVLVTTLTKRMSEDLTDYLSENGIRVRYLHSDIDTVERAEIIRDLRLGVFDVLVGINLLREGLDLPEVSLVAILDADKEGFLRSERSLIQTIGRAARNLNGKAILYADRMTDSMRRAIEETERRRAKQIAFNEEHGITPRGVNKAVRELIDGVVASDPTASLREDVPEALIRDEKAAAREIKRLEKEMMDHARNLEFEQAAAARDKLQRLKAKLLMA; this comes from the coding sequence ATGAAATTTGAGCCTGCCTTTCAAGAGTTTCCAGGGAGTTCCTTCAAGCTTTTCCAACCTTATTTGCCTGCTGGTGACCAGCCAGCGGCAATTGAGCAGTTGGTCGAGGGGATTGATGACGGCTTGATGTACCAGACCCTGTTGGGGGTAACGGGCTCGGGCAAGACCTATACCATGGCGAACATTATTGCTCGGACAGGGCGTCCGGCCATTGTTCTGGCACCCAATAAAACCCTGGCCGCGCAACTGTACGCAGAGATGCGCGAGTTCTTCCCACGCAATGCCGTGGAATACTTCGTCTCTTATTACGATTACTACCAGCCCGAGGCCTATGTGCCATCGCGCGATCTGTTTATTGAAAAAGACTCGTCCATCAATGAACACATCGAGCAGATGCGTTTGTCGGCCACCAAAAGCCTGTTGGAGCGACCGGACACCATTATTGTGGGCACGGTCTCTTGCATCTACGGTATTGGTAATCCTGGCGACTACCATGCGATGGTGCTGACGCTACGCAAGGGCGACCGAATCGCTCGGCAGGAGCTGCTGGCCCGACTGGTTGCCATGCAGTACGAGCGCAACGACCTGGACTTCCAGCGTGGTGTGTTTCGGGCCCGTGGCGAAGTGGTCGATATTTTCCCGGCGGAAAATGCCGAGCTGGCCTTGCGGGTCAGTCTGTTTGATGACGAACTGGAAGAGCTGGAACTGTTTGATCCGCTAACTGGCAAAGTGGTGCAGAAGCTGAACCGTTTTACTGTGTTCCCCAGTTCGCACTATGTGACCCCCCGTGAAACGGTGTTGCGGGCAATTGAAACCATCAAGCTGGAACTGCGTGAGCGTCTGGAATTTTTGACGCGGGAAGGGCATTTGGTCGAGGCCCAACGCCTGGAACAGCGCACTCGTTTTGATCTGGAAATGCTGCAGGAGCTGGGTTTTTGCAAAGGCATCGAGAACTACTCCCGCCACTTGTCAGGGGCGGCGCCCGGCGATCCGCCACCAACGCTGATTGATTACCTGCCGCGTAACTCCCTGATGTTTATTGATGAAAGCCACGTCACGATCGGGCAGTTGGGAGCGATGTACCGTGGTGACCGCTCGCGTAAAGAAACGCTGGTGCAATTCGGTTTCCGCCTGCCGTCGGCCATGGATAACCGGCCCTTGAAGCTGGAAGAGTTCGAGCGTCGCATGCCGCAAACCGTGTTCGTGTCGGCCACACCGGCTGCTTACGAGCAAGAACATGCCGACAACGTGGTCGAGCAAGTGGTGCGGCCTACCGGCCTGGTGGATCCCGAAATTGAAGTTCGTCCTGCCACCACCCAAGTCGATGATTTGCTGGGTGAAATCAAGTTGCGTACGGCGCAGCAAGATCGTGTGCTGGTGACAACGCTTACCAAGCGTATGTCCGAAGACTTGACGGATTACTTGTCCGAGAATGGCATCCGGGTGCGTTACTTGCATTCGGACATTGATACCGTGGAACGGGCCGAGATTATCCGTGATTTGCGCTTGGGCGTATTCGATGTGCTGGTCGGGATCAACTTGTTGCGCGAGGGCCTGGACTTGCCTGAAGTGTCTTTGGTGGCCATTCTCGATGCGGACAAGGAAGGCTTCCTGCGCTCCGAGCGCAGCCTGATTCAAACCATAGGTCGGGCAGCGCGTAATCTGAACGGTAAGGCCATTTTGTATGCCGACAGAATGACAGACTCCATGCGTCGCGCTATCGAGGAAACCGAGCGTCGTCGTGCCAAGCAGATCGCCTTTAACGAAGAGCATGGCATTACGCCGCGCGGCGTGAACAAGGCGGTACGCGAATTGATTGACGGCGTTGTGGCTTCGGATCCTACCGCCAGCTTGCGCGAGGACGTGCCAGAAGCCTTGATTCGCGACGAGAAGGCGGCAGCACGTGAGATCAAGCGTCTGGAAAAAGAGATGATGGATCACGCCCGTAACCTGGAGTTCGAACAAGCTGCGGCTGCGCGCGACAAGTTGCAAAGGCTCAAGGCCAAGTTGCTGATGGCGTGA
- the iscR gene encoding Fe-S cluster assembly transcriptional regulator IscR, which translates to MRLTTKGRFAVTAMIDLALRQQSGPVTLAGISQRQGISLSYLEQLFGKLRRHELVDSVRGPGGGYTLARLARHITVADIVFAVDEPVDATQCGGKGNCKQGTNGQKGECMTHELWATLSRKMVDYLDSVSLQDLVDQQRLRQLKLAAQEAGQPEECTL; encoded by the coding sequence ATGCGTTTGACGACAAAAGGGCGTTTCGCCGTAACCGCGATGATCGATCTTGCGCTGCGCCAGCAAAGTGGACCGGTGACGCTCGCAGGCATCAGCCAGCGACAGGGTATCTCGCTCTCCTATCTTGAACAGTTATTTGGCAAGTTGCGCCGCCATGAACTGGTCGATAGTGTGCGGGGTCCGGGTGGTGGCTATACGCTTGCGCGTCTGGCCCGCCACATCACCGTTGCTGACATTGTGTTTGCGGTCGATGAGCCCGTTGATGCTACCCAGTGTGGTGGCAAGGGTAATTGCAAGCAGGGCACAAATGGGCAGAAAGGCGAGTGCATGACTCACGAGCTTTGGGCGACGCTTAGTCGTAAAATGGTCGATTATCTGGACTCTGTCTCGCTACAGGACTTGGTTGATCAGCAGCGCCTGCGTCAGCTCAAGTTGGCCGCTCAGGAAGCCGGTCAGCCAGAAGAATGTACTTTGTAG
- a CDS encoding low molecular weight protein-tyrosine-phosphatase translates to MMSKVLFVCTGNICRSPSAEGVLRQLVDQASLSEAILVDSAATHGFHVGEHPDTRAQIAARKRGYDISTYQARQVQREDFRNFDLILSMDWENHAALQQMCPPMYRHKLMLLMRFATDYEAATVPDPYYGGQDGFNKVMDYIEDACQGVFELVRKRVPNYRAA, encoded by the coding sequence ATTATGAGTAAGGTTCTGTTTGTCTGTACAGGGAATATTTGCCGCTCCCCCAGCGCCGAAGGTGTCTTGCGCCAACTGGTTGACCAAGCCAGTTTGTCGGAGGCTATTTTGGTGGACTCAGCCGCCACGCATGGCTTTCATGTTGGCGAGCATCCTGACACACGCGCACAGATAGCCGCTCGTAAACGCGGTTATGACATCTCTACCTATCAGGCCCGACAGGTCCAGCGCGAGGACTTTCGCAACTTCGACCTTATCTTGAGCATGGACTGGGAAAATCACGCTGCCTTGCAGCAAATGTGTCCTCCCATGTACCGTCACAAGCTCATGTTGCTGATGCGTTTTGCCACTGATTACGAAGCGGCTACCGTGCCTGATCCTTATTATGGTGGCCAGGATGGCTTCAATAAGGTCATGGACTATATTGAGGATGCCTGCCAGGGCGTATTCGAGTTGGTTCGCAAGCGCGTACCCAATTACCGTGCTGCCTGA